The Humulus lupulus chromosome 3, drHumLupu1.1, whole genome shotgun sequence genome window below encodes:
- the LOC133822598 gene encoding organic cation/carnitine transporter 7: MPPEDGSKTFTVDEALVSMGFGKFHVLVLCYAGMAWISEAMEMMLLSFVGPALRSAWGISSHQQSLITSVVFAGMLVGAYSWGIVSDKHGRRKGFLMTAMVTAGAGFMSALAPNYIMLLICRCLVGVGLGGGPVLSSWFLEFIPAPNRGTWMVIFSAFWTLGTIFEASLAWFVMPTLGWRWLLALSSIPSSLLLLFYWVAPESPRFLCSKGRTAEALNVLEKIARMNKTKLPPGILVSDHQIELQEKNTPSEEEDSHLLPPAGDENTTSKKTDSKTGAFSSLLILLSPKLVRSTLLLWFVFFGNAFSYYGLVLLTSELNNGHSKCYPNNLQSPKSQDVSYRDIFITSFAELPGLLIAAFTVDRLGRKRSMSTMFFVCCVFLFPLVIHQRQDLTTALLFGARTCITATFTIVYIYAPEIYPTSVRTSGVGLASSVGRIGGMTCPLVAIGLIHGCHQTAAVILFEIVVFLSGIGVLLFPFETKGRELTDHVATSKQLESSVV, encoded by the exons ATGCCACCAGAAGATGGCAGCAAAACCTTTACTGTGGATGAGGCCCTTGTGTCCATGGGGTTCGGAAAATTCCATGTTCTTGTGCTCTGTTACGCAGGCATGGCTTGGATTTCTGAGGCAATGGAGATGATGCTGCTTTCTTTTGTTGGGCCAGCTCTTCGATCAGCATGGGGCATCTCATCTCATCAACAAAGCCTTATTACTAGTGTTGTTTTTGCTGGCATGCTCGTCGGAGCTTATTCATGGGGCATTGTTTCGGATAAACATGGAAGGAG GAAAGGATTCCTTATGACAGCTATGGTTACTGCTGGGGCTGGATTTATGAGTGCACTTGCTCCCAATTATATAATGTTGCTTATTTGTCGTTGTTTGGTTGGTGTTGGGTTGGGAGGTGGTCCTGTACTCTCATCTTGGTTTCTGGAGTTCATTCCTGCTCCTAACAGAGGTACTTGGATGGTTATTTTTTCAGCTTTTTGGACTCTTGGAACAATTTTTGAGGCTTCACTTGCATGG TTTGTCATGCCAACACTGGGCTGGAGATGGCTTCTTGCCCTGTCTTCGATACCTTCATCCCTTCTCCTTCTATTCTATTGGGTTGCACCTGAGTCACCACGATTTTTATGCTCGAAAGGAAGAACAGCTGAAGCACTCAATGTTTTAGAAAAAATAGCAAGAATGAACAAAACCAAGCTCCCTCCTGGTATTCTTGTTTCAGATCACCAAATTGAGCTACAAGAAAAGAATACCCCATCAGAAGAAGAAGATTCACATTTACTGCCGCCCGCGGGTGATGAAAACACAACTTCTAAGAAAACAGATTCCAAGACAGGGGCATTTTCATCACTATTAATTCTTCTTTCCCCAAAATTAGTTAGGTCTACCTTGCTTTTATGGTTTGtattttttggaaatgctttttcATATTATGGCCTCGTGTTGCTGACATCTGAGTTAAATAATGGACATAGTAAATGTTATCCAAACAATTTGCAATCACCAAAGTCACAGGATGTCAGCTACAGAGATATTTTCATCACTAGTTTTGCCG AACTGCCTGGACTTCTAATAGCTGCCTTCACAGTAGATAGACTGGGCCGTAAACGTTCAATGTCAACCATGTTCTTTGTGTGTTGCGTATTTCTATTCCCTTTGGTTATCCATCAGCGTCAAGATCTGACTACAGCCCTATTGTTTGGAGCTCGCACATGCATCACAGCAACCTTTACAATTGTCTATATATATGCTCCAGAG ATATACCCAACCTCAGTTAGAACATCAGGTGTTGGACTTGCGAGCTCAGTGGGAAGAATTGGTGGAATGACATGTCCCCTCGTGGCAATAGGATTAATACACGGATGCCATCAAACTGCGGCGGTTATTCTTTTTGAGATTGTAGTTTTTCTTTCAGGGATCGGCGTACTGCTCTTCCCATTTGAAACCAAGGGTCGTGAATTGACCGATCATGTAGCTACCTCAAAACAATTAGAATCATCAGTGGTATGA